Proteins encoded by one window of Arachis ipaensis cultivar K30076 chromosome B04, Araip1.1, whole genome shotgun sequence:
- the LOC107638774 gene encoding MLO-like protein 13 isoform X1, with translation MAEEELNESLEYTPTWIVAVVCTIIVFISLVVERGLHKLGKYFKKKNQTPLFDALQKLQEELMLLGFISLLLTVFQTAISHICISPELTTTMLPCKRPHESSEGSAHDQIYYDGIINKRRLFSVEDSSQHCRSKGKVPLLSQESLHHLHIFIFVLALVHAIFCVTTLFLGITRMRQWKRWEEEIKSKITRTGDSSSIQALHHHEFFKKHADGYWRRAAVVGWLISFFKQFYGSVTESDYIALRYGFIKEHCPRKPQFDFHNYMVRTLEVDFRRIVGISWYLWLFVVLFLLLNIAGWHTYFWLAFLPVIILLLVGAKLEHIIARLAQEPAQESARVKPSDEYFWFSRPTLILDLLHFTLFQNSFEIAFFFWIWCTYGFDSCIMEKISYIIPRLIMGVIVQVLCSYSTLPLYTLVTQMGSGFKKGMLDPRVEEALLNWAEERHENSGTSRWRSISSHRMTKEQTQNDEHEIAMEMEDATTSSIELPSSIVQIPLDRPISCSLRHAQ, from the exons ATGGCAGAAGAAGAACTAAATGAGTCTCTGGAATATACACCAACATGGATTGTAGCTGTTGTTTGCACCATCATTGTTTTTATCTCTCTTGTTGTCGAGCGCGGCCTCCACAAGCTCGGAAAG TACTTCAAGAAAAAGAACCAAACTCCATTATTTGATGCCTTGCAAAAATTGCAAGAAG AATTGATGCTTTTAGGGTTCATTTCCCTTCTACTAACTGTCTTTCAAACTGCAATAAGCCACATTTGCATCTCACCTGAGCTTACAACCACAATGCTTCCGTGCAAGAGGCCACATGAATCGTCTGAAGGTTCGGCACACGATCAGATCTACTATGATGGTATAATCAACAAAAGAAGGCTTTTTTCTGTTGAAGATAGTTCTCAGCATTGTAGGAGTAAG GGGAAGGTTCCACTGTTATCACAAGAATCATTGCATCATTTGCACATTTTCATCTTTGTATTGGCTTTAGTACATGCAATATTCTGTGTCACCACATTGTTTCTTGGAATCACAAGG ATGCGTCAGTGGAAGAGATGGGAGGAAGAAATTAAGAGCAAAATAACAAGAACAGGAG ATTCTAGTAGTATCCAAGCTCTCCATCACCATGAGTTCTTCAAGAAACACGCCGACGGATATTGGAGAAGAGCAGCTGTTGTTGGTTGGCTG ATAtcattcttcaagcaattttatgGTTCTGTTACTGAATCTGACTACATTGCGCTGCGTTATGGATTTATCAAG GAACATTGCCCGCGCAAACCTCAGTTTGATTTCCACAATTACATGGTGCGGACACTTGAAGTTGATTTCAGAAGAATTGTAGGCATAAG CTGGTACCTGTGGCTCTTTGTTGTGCTGTTTTTGCTGCTAAATATTGCAG GGTGGCACACTTATTTCTGGCTTGCCTTTTTACCAGTGATA ATTTTGCTTCTTGTGGGGGCAAAGTTAGAGCACATCATAGCGCGCTTGGCGCAGGAGCCGGCGCAGGAGTCGGCACGTGTGAAGCCGTCAGATGAATACTTCTggtttagccgcccaacacttaTCCTTGACTTGCTTCATTTCACTTTATTTCAGAACTCTTTTGAGATTGCATTTTTCTTCTGGATCTGG TGCACATATGGATTTGATTCATGCATTATGGAGAAAATATCCTACATCATCCCAAGACTTATAATGGG TGTGATTGTTCAAGTGCTTTGCAGTTACAGCACCTTGCCTCTATATACTCTTGTTACTCAG ATGGGTAGTGGTTTCAAGAAGGGTATGCTCGATCCGCGGGTGGAGGAAGCCCTCTTGAATTGGGCAGAGGAAAGACATGAGAACTCCGGCACGAGTAGGTGGCGGAGCATATCATCCCATAGAATGACCAAAGAACAAACACAAAATGATGAACATGAAATAGCCATGGAGATGGAAGATGCAACAACATCTTCAATTGAGCTTCCTAGCAGCATTGTCCAAATTCCTTTGGACAGGCCTATTAGTTGTTCTTTAAGACATGCTCAATAA
- the LOC107638774 gene encoding MLO-like protein 13 isoform X2, with amino-acid sequence MAEEELNESLEYTPTWIVAVVCTIIVFISLVVERGLHKLGKYFKKKNQTPLFDALQKLQEELMLLGFISLLLTVFQTAISHICISPELTTTMLPCKRPHESSEGSAHDQIYYDGIINKRRLFSVEDSSQHCRSKGKVPLLSQESLHHLHIFIFVLALVHAIFCVTTLFLGITRMRQWKRWEEEIKSKITRTGDSSSIQALHHHEFFKKHADGYWRRAAVVGWLISFFKQFYGSVTESDYIALRYGFIKEHCPRKPQFDFHNYMVRTLEVDFRRIVGISWYLWLFVVLFLLLNIAGWHTYFWLAFLPVIILLLVGAKLEHIIARLAQEPAQESARVKPSDEYFWFSRPTLILDLLHFTLFQNSFEIAFFFWIWCTYGFDSCIMEKISYIIPRLIMG; translated from the exons ATGGCAGAAGAAGAACTAAATGAGTCTCTGGAATATACACCAACATGGATTGTAGCTGTTGTTTGCACCATCATTGTTTTTATCTCTCTTGTTGTCGAGCGCGGCCTCCACAAGCTCGGAAAG TACTTCAAGAAAAAGAACCAAACTCCATTATTTGATGCCTTGCAAAAATTGCAAGAAG AATTGATGCTTTTAGGGTTCATTTCCCTTCTACTAACTGTCTTTCAAACTGCAATAAGCCACATTTGCATCTCACCTGAGCTTACAACCACAATGCTTCCGTGCAAGAGGCCACATGAATCGTCTGAAGGTTCGGCACACGATCAGATCTACTATGATGGTATAATCAACAAAAGAAGGCTTTTTTCTGTTGAAGATAGTTCTCAGCATTGTAGGAGTAAG GGGAAGGTTCCACTGTTATCACAAGAATCATTGCATCATTTGCACATTTTCATCTTTGTATTGGCTTTAGTACATGCAATATTCTGTGTCACCACATTGTTTCTTGGAATCACAAGG ATGCGTCAGTGGAAGAGATGGGAGGAAGAAATTAAGAGCAAAATAACAAGAACAGGAG ATTCTAGTAGTATCCAAGCTCTCCATCACCATGAGTTCTTCAAGAAACACGCCGACGGATATTGGAGAAGAGCAGCTGTTGTTGGTTGGCTG ATAtcattcttcaagcaattttatgGTTCTGTTACTGAATCTGACTACATTGCGCTGCGTTATGGATTTATCAAG GAACATTGCCCGCGCAAACCTCAGTTTGATTTCCACAATTACATGGTGCGGACACTTGAAGTTGATTTCAGAAGAATTGTAGGCATAAG CTGGTACCTGTGGCTCTTTGTTGTGCTGTTTTTGCTGCTAAATATTGCAG GGTGGCACACTTATTTCTGGCTTGCCTTTTTACCAGTGATA ATTTTGCTTCTTGTGGGGGCAAAGTTAGAGCACATCATAGCGCGCTTGGCGCAGGAGCCGGCGCAGGAGTCGGCACGTGTGAAGCCGTCAGATGAATACTTCTggtttagccgcccaacacttaTCCTTGACTTGCTTCATTTCACTTTATTTCAGAACTCTTTTGAGATTGCATTTTTCTTCTGGATCTGG TGCACATATGGATTTGATTCATGCATTATGGAGAAAATATCCTACATCATCCCAAGACTTATAATGGGGTAA
- the LOC107638772 gene encoding endoglucanase 25 (The sequence of the model RefSeq protein was modified relative to this genomic sequence to represent the inferred CDS: added 53 bases not found in genome assembly) — MSMYGRDPWGGPLEINATDSATDDDRSRNLQDLDRAALSRPLDETQQSWLLGPGEQKKKKYVDLGCIIVSRKIFVWTVGTLLFSAFLAGFVTLIVKTVPRHHHKHPPPDNYTLALHKALMFFNAQKSGKLPKHNNVSWRGNSCLQDGKGDGVSAAIKDLVGGYYDAGDAIKFNFPQSFAITMLSWSVIEYSAKYDAAGELSHVKELIKWGTDYFLKTFNSTADSITTLAAQVGVGDTSGGSTTPNDHYCWMRPEDIDYDRPVTECHSCSDLAAEMAAALAAASIVFKDNKAYSKKLVHGATTLFRFAREKRGRYSADSSEASIFYNSTSYWDEFVWGGAWMYYATGNSSYLKLATAPGLAKHAGAFWGGPDYGVFSWDNKLAGAQVLLSRLRLFLSPGYPYEEILRTFHNQTSIVMCSYLPVFTSFNRTKGGLIQLNHGRPQPLQYVVNSAFLAAVFSDYLDAADTPGWYCGPNFFSTDVLRDFARTQINYILGNNPRKMSYIVGFGNHYPKHVHHRGASIPKNKVKYNCKGGWKWRDTTKPNPNTLVGAMVAGPDKHDGFHDVRTNYNYTEPTLAGNAGLVAALVALSGDKSTSIDKNTIFSAVPPMFPTPPPPPAPWKP; from the exons ATGAGTATGTACGGTAGGGACCCCTGGGGAGGTCCGTTGGAGATCAACGCCACTGACTCCGCCACCGACGACGACCGCAGCCGGAACCTGCAGGACCTCGACAGGGCGGCGCTCTCGCGTCCACTCGACGAGACTCAGCAGAGCTGGCTCCTCGGCCCTGGcgagcagaagaagaagaagtacgtGGATCTCGGTTGCATCATCGTCAGCCGCAAGATCTTCGTTTGGACCGTCGGAACTCTCTTGTTCTCTGCGTTTCTTGCTGGCTTCGTTACTCTCATCGTCAAAACTGTGCCACGTCATCACCATAAGCATCCTCCTCCTGATAATTATACCCTTGCGCTTCATAAGGCTCTTATGTTCTTCAACGCTCAAAAAT CTGGGAAATTACCAAAGCATAATAATGTTTCATGGAGGGGTAACTCTTGTCTACAAGATGGGAAGGGCGACGGGGTTTCGGCCGCCATCAAGGATCTGGTGGGTGGCTATTATGATGCCGGAGATGCCATCAAGTTCAACTTCCCTCAGTCCTTTGCCATCACCATGTTGAGCTGGAGTGTCATCGAATACAGCGCCAAGTACGATGCTGCCGGCGAGCTCAGCCATGTCAAGGAACTTATTAAATGGGGAACGGATTACTTCCTCAAGACCTTCAATAGTACTGCCGATTCTATCACCACCCTTGCCGCACAA GTTGGGGTAGGAGATACTTCCGGAGGGAGTACAACACCAAACGACCACTACTGCTGGATGCGGCCAGAGGACATTGATTATGACCGGCCTGTAACTGAATGTCACAGTTGCTCGGACCTTGCGGCAGAAATGGCTGCTGCCTTGGCTGCTGCATCCATTGTTTTTAAAGACAACAAGGCATATTCGAAAAAACTTGTTCATGGTGCCACCACCCTCTTCAGGTTTGCAAGGGAGAAGAGAGGCAGATACAGTGCTGATAGTTCAGAGGCTTCAATCTTTTACAACTCCACTAGCTACTGGGATGAGTTTGTTTGGGGAGGGGCTTGGATGTATTATGCAACCGGAAATTCTTCATATCTTAAGCTTGCTACTGCTCCTGGTCTTGCCAAGCATGCTGGTGCCTTCTGGGGAGGTCCTGACTATGGTGTGTTTAGCTGGGATAACAAGCTTGCCGGTGCTCAG GTTCTTCTGAGTCGTTTGAGGTTGTTCTTGAGTCCTGGATATCCATATGAAGAAATTTTAAGAACCTTCCACAACCAGACCAGCATAGTCATGTGCTCGTACCTACCAGTTTTCACAAGCTTTAACAGAACCAAAG GAGGCTTGATTCAATTGAACCATGGTAGACCTCAGCCTCTCCAATATGTTGTCAATTCTGCCTTCTTGGCTGCTGTATTCAGTGATTATCTGGATGCTGCTGATACTCCTGGATGGTATTGTGGACCCAACTTCTTCTCAACCGATGTTCTTCGTGACTTTGCCAGGACCCAG ATTAATTACATTCTTGGGAACAATCCTCGGAAAATGAGCTACATTGTTGGTTTTGGTAACCACTATCCAAAACATGTCCACCATAGAGGTGCATCTATACCAAAGAATAAGGTTAAGTACAACTGTAAAGGTGGTTGGAAATGGAGAGACACGACGAAGCCAAACCCAAATACACTTGTTGGTGCCATGGTTGCTGGACCTGACAAGCATGATGGGTTCCATGATGTTCGTACAAACTACAACTACACGGAGCCAACGCTTGCCGGAAATGCTGGTTTAGTAGCTGCTCTTGTGGCATTGTCAGGCGACAAAAGCACAAGCATAGACAAAAACACCATTTTCTCTGCTG